The Plectropomus leopardus isolate mb chromosome 2, YSFRI_Pleo_2.0, whole genome shotgun sequence genome has a window encoding:
- the emp3a gene encoding epithelial membrane protein 3, whose product MVLLLIFLVVLHLVTLAMLLTATLEKSWWVWDDLEITDLWYNCFHDNATKTWLCAATNESDWLQSVQALMILAVVFSSISFLVFLGQLLTMSKGGLFYFTGLCQAFAGFTAFAACLIFTFHRKEILSDSRDLSKGRFGYCFIMAWLCVPLLLVSGVLYVHLRKKQ is encoded by the exons ATGGTCCTCCTGCTCATATTTCTCGTTGTGCTGCACCTGGTCACCTTGGCCATGCTCCTCACCGCCACCCTGGAGAAG TCTTGGTGGGTTTGGGATGATTTAGAAATCACAGACCTCTGGTATAACTGCTTCCATGATAATGCCACAAAGACCTGGCTGTGTGCTGCTACCAATGAAAGTG ACTGGCTACAGTCTGTCCAGGCCCTCATGATCCTCGCTGTGGTCTTCTCTTCCATCTCCTTCCTGGTTTTTCTGGGTCAGCTGCTCACCATGTCCAAAGGAGGACTTTTCTACTTCACAGGACTTTGTCAGGCATTTGCAG GTTTCACAGCCTTTGCAGCTTGCCTCATCTTCACCTTCCACAGAAAGGAGATCTTAAGTGACTCCAGAGATCTGAGCAAAGGACGCTTTGGCTACTGTTTCATCATGGCGTGGCTGTGTGTCCCTCTCCTCCTGGTCAGTGGAGTCCTGTACGTCCACCTGCGCAAGAAGCAGTGA
- the fam83e gene encoding protein FAM83D isoform X1 — protein MSNSQEQSLDENAVFLPVNESSPEFLYCEKERQAVERLLNAGPEAFYSSIGTERSGCFLSSEEVGQITSWAQDYRFNPLQVQRQENGEGGSSDTDDFCSTYFPSFSDTPAPDLELGWPEKSPWVPKGSVTVHTSPPAEGEPPVRQIIRHHLQKASQVIAIVTDRLTDGAIIGDLHNAASRGVPVYVILNQRSIQESFTLNRLRHPNMQVRVLGGKTFCSRTGRMVVGEMKDKFLLVDLETVIHGSYSFTWTDAHLHRQLITVLRGPVVDSFDREFRILFAASLPVPDIWRAAGNNVDVTHQLKDHSDLRFQKYHHLEPEIINPPSPPTDALLDWEAMGVVQRINSLPDCPLDQHEEIMAEKMPLQNNMLFEKSTLVKDGFTYNGHQFVDKKRVYENISPVTNNVPDKSTTFKVYENISPVTNNVPDESTTYNSTQPPPTDPTTPERMKRVEHIINKAISRQLSTEMSNNLDDKMTRLDDKAREPAHNMIILSSSKRREHSRTEAILEEESNIKEISSKVENTPSSRKPIILRLPQTESFSSLSDIMKKIQPQQSTSGLLKKGSNAAVSEMSRSMMDLSVHNADDDRARVPRLKASCFDPDNMTPALNLMKKRNDGLKPLLYRTPKNFVPRERPRSSSYVFSMDWRRSLAEREEKQE, from the exons ATGTCAAACTCTCAGGAGCAGAGCCTCGATGAGAATGCAGTGTTCCTGCCGGTGAACGAGTCCTCCCCAGAGTTCCTCTACTGTGAGAAGGAGCGGCAAGCAGTGGAGAGACTCCTAAACGCAGGACCAGAGGCCTTCTACAGCTCCATCGGCACAGAGCGCTCTGGCTGCTTCCTGTCCTCTGAGGAGGTCGGCCAGATAACCAGCTGGGCCCAGGACTACCGTTTCAACCCGCTACAGGTGCAGAGGCAGGAGAATGGAGAGGGAGGCAGCTCAGACACGGACGACTTCTGTTCCACCTACTTCCCTTCCTTCTCAGACACACCAGCCCCCGACCTGGAGCTGGGCTGGCCTGAAAAAAGCCCCTGGGTCCCAAAGGGAAGCGTCACAGTCCACACCAGTCCGCCTGCAGAGGGAGAACCTCCTGTCAGACAGATCATTAGGCATCACCTGCAAAAGGCTAGCCAA GTAATTGCTATTGTGACAGACAGATTGACAGATGGTGCAATAATTGGCGATTTACACAATGCTGCCTCTCGGGGTGTCCCTGTCTACGTCATCCTGAATCAAAGGTCCATTCAAGAGAGCTTCACGCTCAACAGGCTCAGGCATCCG AATATGCAGGTCCGTGTTCTTGGAGGGAAAACCTTCTGTTCGAGGACAGGACGAATGGTCGTCGGGGAAATGAAAGACAAGTTCCTTCTCGTGGATTTAGAGACAGTGATTCATGGCAGCTACAG CTTCACATGGACGGACGCCCACCTGCACCGACAACTGATCACTGTTCTACGTGGCCCAGTTGTTGACTCATTCGATAGAGAGTTCAGGATCCTTTTTGCAGCTTCGCTTCCCGTCCCAGACATATGGAGGGCTGCAGGAAACAATGTAGATGTTACTCATCAGCTGAAAGACCATTCGgatctcaggtttcaaaaataTCACCATTTGGAGCCTGAGATTATCAACCCTCCGTCCCCACCTACTGATGCGCTCCTAGACTGGGAAGCCATGGGGGTTGTCCAGAGAATCAACAGCCTCCCAGACTGTCCTCTTGATCAACACGAAGAAATCATGGCAGAGAAAATGCCGCTACAGAACAATATGCTGTTTGAAAAAAGCACCCTCGTTAAGGACGGATTTACTTACAATGGACACCAATTTGTGGATAAGAAAAG ggTTTATGAAAACATCTCTCCAGTGACAAACAATGTGCCAGATAAATCAACAACTTTCAA GGTTTATGAAAACATCTCTCCTGTGACAAACAATGTGCCAGATGAATCAACAACTTACAA CAGCACACAGCCCCCGCCAACAGACCCGACAACTCCTGAAAGAATGAAAAG ggtggaacacataataaataaagccaTTTCCAGGCAGCTGTCTACTGAGATGAGCAACAatttagatgacaaaatgacaagaCTTGATGATAAAGCAAGAGAGCCAGCACACAACATGATCATACTTTCCTCTTCTAAGAGAAGAGAGCACTCAAGGACAGAGGCAATTTTGGAAGAAGAGAGCAACATAAAGGAAATTAGCTCCAAAGTGGAGAACACACCATCTTCTAGA AAACCTATCATCCTGAGGCTGCCGCAGACTGAGAGCTTCAGCTCTCTGAGTGACATTATGAAGAAGATTCAGCCTCAGCAGAGCACTTCAGGTCTGCTCAAGAAAGGATCAAATGCCGCTGTGTCAGAAATGAGCCGATCCATGATGGACCTGAGCGTCCACAACGCAGATGATGACAGAGCGCGGGTGCCGAGGCTTAAGGCCAGT TGCTTCGACCCAGATAATATGACTCCTGCTCTTAATCTGATGAAGAAGAGGAACGACGGGTTGAAACCTTTATTGTACAGAACTCCAAAAAACTTTGTGCCCAGAGAGAGGCCGCGCAGCTCCAGTTATGTATTCAGTATGGACTGGAGGAGGTCACTGgcggagagggaggaaaaacagGAATGA
- the fam83e gene encoding protein FAM83D isoform X2 produces the protein MSNSQEQSLDENAVFLPVNESSPEFLYCEKERQAVERLLNAGPEAFYSSIGTERSGCFLSSEEVGQITSWAQDYRFNPLQVQRQENGEGGSSDTDDFCSTYFPSFSDTPAPDLELGWPEKSPWVPKGSVTVHTSPPAEGEPPVRQIIRHHLQKASQVIAIVTDRLTDGAIIGDLHNAASRGVPVYVILNQRSIQESFTLNRLRHPNMQVRVLGGKTFCSRTGRMVVGEMKDKFLLVDLETVIHGSYSFTWTDAHLHRQLITVLRGPVVDSFDREFRILFAASLPVPDIWRAAGNNVDVTHQLKDHSDLRFQKYHHLEPEIINPPSPPTDALLDWEAMGVVQRINSLPDCPLDQHEEIMAEKMPLQNNMLFEKSTLVKDGFTYNGHQFVDKKRVYENISPVTNNVPDKSTTFKVYENISPVTNNVPDESTTYNTQPPPTDPTTPERMKRVEHIINKAISRQLSTEMSNNLDDKMTRLDDKAREPAHNMIILSSSKRREHSRTEAILEEESNIKEISSKVENTPSSRKPIILRLPQTESFSSLSDIMKKIQPQQSTSGLLKKGSNAAVSEMSRSMMDLSVHNADDDRARVPRLKASCFDPDNMTPALNLMKKRNDGLKPLLYRTPKNFVPRERPRSSSYVFSMDWRRSLAEREEKQE, from the exons ATGTCAAACTCTCAGGAGCAGAGCCTCGATGAGAATGCAGTGTTCCTGCCGGTGAACGAGTCCTCCCCAGAGTTCCTCTACTGTGAGAAGGAGCGGCAAGCAGTGGAGAGACTCCTAAACGCAGGACCAGAGGCCTTCTACAGCTCCATCGGCACAGAGCGCTCTGGCTGCTTCCTGTCCTCTGAGGAGGTCGGCCAGATAACCAGCTGGGCCCAGGACTACCGTTTCAACCCGCTACAGGTGCAGAGGCAGGAGAATGGAGAGGGAGGCAGCTCAGACACGGACGACTTCTGTTCCACCTACTTCCCTTCCTTCTCAGACACACCAGCCCCCGACCTGGAGCTGGGCTGGCCTGAAAAAAGCCCCTGGGTCCCAAAGGGAAGCGTCACAGTCCACACCAGTCCGCCTGCAGAGGGAGAACCTCCTGTCAGACAGATCATTAGGCATCACCTGCAAAAGGCTAGCCAA GTAATTGCTATTGTGACAGACAGATTGACAGATGGTGCAATAATTGGCGATTTACACAATGCTGCCTCTCGGGGTGTCCCTGTCTACGTCATCCTGAATCAAAGGTCCATTCAAGAGAGCTTCACGCTCAACAGGCTCAGGCATCCG AATATGCAGGTCCGTGTTCTTGGAGGGAAAACCTTCTGTTCGAGGACAGGACGAATGGTCGTCGGGGAAATGAAAGACAAGTTCCTTCTCGTGGATTTAGAGACAGTGATTCATGGCAGCTACAG CTTCACATGGACGGACGCCCACCTGCACCGACAACTGATCACTGTTCTACGTGGCCCAGTTGTTGACTCATTCGATAGAGAGTTCAGGATCCTTTTTGCAGCTTCGCTTCCCGTCCCAGACATATGGAGGGCTGCAGGAAACAATGTAGATGTTACTCATCAGCTGAAAGACCATTCGgatctcaggtttcaaaaataTCACCATTTGGAGCCTGAGATTATCAACCCTCCGTCCCCACCTACTGATGCGCTCCTAGACTGGGAAGCCATGGGGGTTGTCCAGAGAATCAACAGCCTCCCAGACTGTCCTCTTGATCAACACGAAGAAATCATGGCAGAGAAAATGCCGCTACAGAACAATATGCTGTTTGAAAAAAGCACCCTCGTTAAGGACGGATTTACTTACAATGGACACCAATTTGTGGATAAGAAAAG ggTTTATGAAAACATCTCTCCAGTGACAAACAATGTGCCAGATAAATCAACAACTTTCAA GGTTTATGAAAACATCTCTCCTGTGACAAACAATGTGCCAGATGAATCAACAACTTACAA CACACAGCCCCCGCCAACAGACCCGACAACTCCTGAAAGAATGAAAAG ggtggaacacataataaataaagccaTTTCCAGGCAGCTGTCTACTGAGATGAGCAACAatttagatgacaaaatgacaagaCTTGATGATAAAGCAAGAGAGCCAGCACACAACATGATCATACTTTCCTCTTCTAAGAGAAGAGAGCACTCAAGGACAGAGGCAATTTTGGAAGAAGAGAGCAACATAAAGGAAATTAGCTCCAAAGTGGAGAACACACCATCTTCTAGA AAACCTATCATCCTGAGGCTGCCGCAGACTGAGAGCTTCAGCTCTCTGAGTGACATTATGAAGAAGATTCAGCCTCAGCAGAGCACTTCAGGTCTGCTCAAGAAAGGATCAAATGCCGCTGTGTCAGAAATGAGCCGATCCATGATGGACCTGAGCGTCCACAACGCAGATGATGACAGAGCGCGGGTGCCGAGGCTTAAGGCCAGT TGCTTCGACCCAGATAATATGACTCCTGCTCTTAATCTGATGAAGAAGAGGAACGACGGGTTGAAACCTTTATTGTACAGAACTCCAAAAAACTTTGTGCCCAGAGAGAGGCCGCGCAGCTCCAGTTATGTATTCAGTATGGACTGGAGGAGGTCACTGgcggagagggaggaaaaacagGAATGA